The Brachyspira hyodysenteriae ATCC 27164 genome includes a window with the following:
- a CDS encoding DUF3592 domain-containing protein translates to MNRKKISIIEKILICSVGIVLTFDGVVGFFSFINTRNYIHTVGVVEELDRKKIVYNPRKIGYKKVMVIRYETDNHGTLYATLRSHYPFRKVGDELPLWYDPDEPKNIKLPFSDSISYILSIVIGVLIIYFGIFIVNKNR, encoded by the coding sequence ATGAATAGAAAAAAAATTTCAATTATAGAAAAAATATTAATATGTTCTGTAGGAATAGTTTTAACTTTTGATGGGGTAGTAGGATTCTTTTCTTTTATTAATACAAGAAATTATATTCATACTGTAGGAGTGGTTGAAGAGTTAGATAGAAAAAAAATAGTATATAACCCTAGAAAAATTGGATATAAAAAGGTAATGGTAATAAGATATGAAACTGATAATCATGGAACATTATATGCTACTTTAAGAAGTCATTATCCATTTAGAAAAGTAGGAGATGAATTGCCTTTATGGTATGATCCTGATGAACCAAAAAATATAAAACTTCCTTTTTCTGATAGTATTTCTTATATATTAAGCATTGTTATAGGAGTGCTAATAATTTATTTTGGAATTTTTATTGTAAATAAAAATAGATAG
- a CDS encoding DUF2828 family protein, whose product MSFLDLLKNSFNKTYTQNFADTNISSLSNVIDLFATMGASRLKKDDELLKYFIDAWRESPELTAKCIMYLRDIRKGIGEREVFRKYINIMIKQNHTLTAIEILKTIPELGRWDDIIYIWYENRENKNISNFTKNIILEQLEKDKISNNVSLLAKWLPSENTSSKNTRNIARELIKLLNINTKEYRKTLSALRKKIKIIENNLREKDYTFNYSSVPSLAMRKYSKAFIRNDEERYNKFFEDVKSGKVKLNTSVLTPFDVIREILDCAEEDIDSRKEEFDLTWKNLPNIFGDSNLNAIVACDVSGSMGMALNGEPLICSVALGIYIAQLNKSAFHNHFIDFCGDSKMHDISNINNIVDIVDYVLRSSVDYSTNIDSVFKALLDTAIKNHVPHEELPKYIIIISDMEFNQCEFQNKTNFEYWKEIFNKNNYKLPRIIFWNVNSLSRIMPALKNYDVLFISGRSQNAIKNIINIDKYDLTNQDEISMLLILDTLKDYNIDIKD is encoded by the coding sequence ATGTCTTTTTTAGATTTGCTTAAAAATTCTTTTAATAAAACTTATACGCAGAATTTCGCTGATACTAATATTTCATCATTAAGCAATGTAATAGATTTATTTGCAACTATGGGAGCAAGCAGATTAAAAAAAGATGATGAATTATTAAAATATTTTATAGATGCTTGGAGAGAAAGTCCTGAACTTACAGCTAAATGTATAATGTATTTAAGAGATATAAGAAAAGGTATTGGCGAGAGAGAAGTTTTTAGAAAATATATTAATATTATGATTAAACAAAATCATACTCTCACTGCAATAGAAATTTTAAAAACTATACCAGAGCTTGGAAGATGGGACGATATCATTTATATATGGTATGAGAATAGAGAAAATAAAAATATTTCTAATTTTACAAAAAATATAATATTAGAGCAATTAGAAAAAGATAAAATTTCTAATAATGTTTCTCTTCTTGCTAAATGGCTTCCTAGTGAAAATACTTCATCAAAGAATACAAGAAATATTGCAAGAGAATTAATAAAACTTTTAAATATAAATACTAAAGAATATAGAAAAACTTTATCTGCTTTAAGAAAGAAAATAAAAATAATAGAAAATAATTTAAGAGAAAAAGATTATACATTTAATTATTCTTCAGTTCCTTCGCTTGCTATGAGAAAATATTCAAAAGCATTTATTAGAAATGATGAAGAAAGATACAATAAATTTTTTGAAGATGTAAAGTCAGGAAAAGTTAAATTAAATACAAGCGTCTTAACTCCTTTTGATGTTATAAGAGAGATTTTAGACTGTGCCGAGGAAGATATAGATTCAAGAAAAGAAGAATTCGATTTAACTTGGAAAAATCTTCCAAACATTTTTGGAGATAGTAATTTAAATGCAATAGTAGCATGCGATGTATCTGGAAGTATGGGAATGGCTTTGAATGGGGAACCATTGATATGTTCTGTAGCTTTGGGAATATATATAGCACAGTTAAATAAATCTGCATTTCATAATCATTTTATAGATTTCTGCGGGGATTCTAAAATGCATGATATATCAAATATAAATAATATTGTTGATATAGTTGATTATGTTTTAAGATCATCTGTTGATTACAGTACAAATATAGATTCTGTATTTAAAGCTTTGCTTGATACTGCTATAAAAAATCATGTACCGCATGAAGAACTTCCTAAATATATAATAATAATTTCTGATATGGAATTTAATCAATGCGAATTTCAAAATAAAACTAACTTTGAATATTGGAAAGAAATATTTAATAAAAATAATTATAAGCTTCCTAGAATAATTTTTTGGAATGTAAACTCATTAAGCAGAATAATGCCTGCTTTAAAAAATTATGATGTATTATTTATTTCTGGAAGAAGTCAGAATGCTATAAAAAATATAATCAATATAGACAAATACGATTTAACAAATCAAGATGAAATCTCAATGCTTTTAATACTTGATACTTTAAAAGATTATAATATTGATATAAAGGATTGA